The DNA region ATACTGTAGACAATATTCAGTCGACATGGTTCAACGCTGTTCAGCGTCTCCTCGGTACCCTCGACCGAACGGAGCCCCCAAGTGAAAGTGGCAGTTCTCGGCGCCGGTGCGATCGGCGCCTACGTCGGTGCCGCGCTGCATCGCGCGGGTGCCGATGTGCACCTCATCGCCCGTGGACCGCATCTTGCGGCCATGAGGCAGCACGGAGTGCGAGTGCTCAGCCCGCGCGGCGACTTCACCGCTCGGACGCACGCCACCGACGACCCGGCCGAGGTCGGCCCGGTCGACTTCGTCCTCCTGGGCCTGAAGGCCAACTCGTACGCGGCGTGCGGGCCGCTCATCGAGCCTCTCCTGAGTGACACGACAGCGGTGATCGCCGCTCAGAACGGCATCCCCTGGTGGTACTTCCACCGGCACGGCGGCCCGCACGACGGCCACCGTGTCGAGAGCGTGGACCCGGGCGGCGCGGTCAGTGCGGTGATCGCGCCAGAACGGGCCATCGGCTGCGTCGTCTACGCGGCGACCGAGCTGGAAGGACCGGGAGTCGTCCGCCATCTGGAAGGCACCCGGTTCTCCATCGGGGAGCCCGACCGCTCGGTCTCGGTGCGCTGTGCGGCGTTCAGCGAGGCCATGGTCGCGGGCGGACTCAAGTGCCCCGTCGAGCCTGATCTGCGCAACGACATCTGGCTCAAGCTGCTCGGCAACATCTCCTTCAACCCCATCAGCGCCCTGGCCCGCGCGACCATGCGGCAGATGTGCCTGCACGGCGGTACGCGCCGGGTCATCGAGATCATGATGACCGAGACGCTCGCGGTCGCCGAGGCGCTGGGCTGTGAGGTGGGCGTCTCCATCGAACGGCGGCTGGCCGGCGCGGAGCGCGTCGGCGACCACCGCACCTCGACGCTCCAGGACCTGGAGCGCGGCAAACCGCTCGAACTCGACGTGCTGCTGGCCGCCGTCGTCGAACTCGCGGAGATCACCGACGTCCCGGTGCCCACGCTCCGCACCGTCCACGCCATCTCGGACCTCCTCGCACTGAGGACCGCCGCATGAGGACCTTCACGAGGACTCTCACGAGGACTTTGAGGAACGCCGTATGAGGAAGCGCGACCGAACTCCCAAGACATACACCCGACTTGAGTACCCGCTGGTCCGTGACTCCCGTGACGAGCCCTTCCGCAGGGCGAGTTGGGACGAGGCCCTGGACCGCGCCGCCCGGGGCCTCGGCGCGGCACGTGACGCGTTCGGCATGTTCTCCTGTGCCCGCGCGACCAACGAGATGAACTACGTGGCGCAGAAGTTCGCCCGCGTGGTCATGGGCACCAACAACGTCGACTCCTGCAACCGGACCTGCCACGCGCCCAGCGTGGCGGGCCTGTCGGCCGCCTTCGGCTCGGGCGGCGGCACCTCCTCGTACGCCGAGGTCGAGCACTCGGACCTCATCGTGATGTGGGGTTCCAACGCCCGTTTCGCGCACCCGATCTTCTTCCATCACGTGCTGAAGGGGATCAGGAACGGCGCCCGGATGTACGCGGTCGACCCGCGCCGCACTTCCACGGCCGAGTGGGCGGAGGGCTGGCTCGGGCTGAACGTCGGAACCGACATCCCGATGGCTCACGCGATCGGCCGCGAGATCATCCACTCGGGGCTGGCCAACGACGCGTTCATCGAGCGGGCGACCACCGGCTTCGAGGAGTACAGGCAGCTCGTCGAGCCCTGGACCCTCTCGCTCGCCGAGAAGGTGACGGGCGTACCGGCCGCCGCGATAAGGGAGTTGGCGCACGCCTACGCCCGCGCCGAGCGCGCCCAGCTGTGCTGGACACTCGGCATCACGGAGCACCACAACGGCACGGACAACGTCCGCGCGCTCATCAACCTGTCGCTCCTGACGGGCCACGTGGGGCGGTTCGGCTCGGGGCTGCAGCCCCTGCGCGGTCAGAACAACGTGCAGGGCGGCGGCGACATGGGCGCCATCCCGAACCGGCTGCCCGGCTTCCAGGACATCCTCGACCCGGACACCCGGCTCAAGTTCGAGTCCGCCTGGGACACCGTCATCCAGCCCCACTACGGGATGAACCTGACGGAGATGTTCGAGGCCATGGAGGAGGGCACGCTCAAGGCCGTCTACTGCATCGGGGAGAACCCGGCGCAGTCGGAGGCCGACAGCGAGCAGGCGGTACGGCGTATGCGTGCCCTCGACTTCCTCGTCGTCCAGGACATCTTCCTGACGAAGACGGCCGAGCTGGCGGACGTCGTCCTGCCCGCGACGGCCGGCTGGGCCGAGACCGAGGGCACGACCACCAACAGCGAGCGGCGGGTTCAGCGGGTGCGCCGGGCGGTGGTCCCGCCCGGTGAGGCCCGCGAGGACATCGACATCCTCTGCGACCTCGCTTCCCGAATGGGCCACGAGTGGAAGTACACGGACTCCGAGGCCGTCTGGAACGAGCTGCGGTCGGTGTCCCCCGACCACTTCGGGATGACGTACGAGCGGCTGGAGGAGCACCAGGGCATCCAGTGGCCGTGCCCGGAGACGGACCGGATCGAACCGACCTATCTGCACGGCAGGTTGTGGGCGTCCGACCCGGGTGAGCGCGGCCGGCTCGCGCCCTTCGGACTGGTCCAGCACGACCCGCCGGTCGACCTGACGGACGAGGAGTACCCGATCCGTCTGACCACCGGGCGGCGGCTCGACTCGTACAACACCGGGGTGCAGAGCGGCGGTTTCGCCTCGCCGCTGCGGCGCGGGGAGTACGTCGAGCTGTGCCCGGAGGACGCGGAGCGCTACGGCGTGGTGGTCGGCGAGGAGGTCCGGATCTCCTCGCGGCGCGGGGCGGTGGTCGCGCCGGTGTGGATCGACACCGCGCTGCGGCCCGGGCTCGCGTTCATGACCATGCACTTTCCCGACGAGGTGGACACCAACCAGCTGACGATCGAGGCCAACTGCCCGATCGCGGGGACGGCGGAGTTCAAGGCGTCGGCGATCCGGATCGAAAAGCTGCCGGTTGCGATTCAAGTGAGGTGACGTAAGTGGACCTGCGCTTCGGTGACAGCAAGCCGACTGACGAGGAACGGGCGGCCATCGACACACTGCTCGGTCCTCCGGAGTCCTCGTGGGAGGGCGCCGACCGTTCCGACGCCGACCTGAGGTGGGCACGCGGCGGGCGTGAGGCCCGGGAACGCCGTGACCTGCTGTTGCCGGGGCTGCACGCCGTCAACGACCGGATCGGCTGGATCAGCGAGGGCGCCCTCGACTACCTCTGCCGACGGCTGACCGTGCCGCCTGCGGAGGCGTACGGGGTCGCCACCTTCTACGCGATGTTCTCGGTGAAGCCGCGGCCCGCGACGGTCCTGCACGTGTGCACGGACCTCGCGTGCGCGGCGGCCGGGGCATCGGAGCTGTGCGCGGGTGTCGAGGCCGGGCTCGGCCTCGGCAGCGGTGTGAGCGTCGAGCGCAGCCCCTGCCTGGGCCTGTGCGAGCGGGCTCCGGCCGCGCTGGCGATCAAGGCCGGGGATCCGGTGCGTACGGCCGTGTCGGCGCCCGCGACCGTCGAGCGGGCCGTGCTCGCGGCGAGCTCGCCCGACTCGGCGCCCGAGGAGCCGCCGGCGGCCCTGGCGGTCCCGCAGGCCGGCGACCCGTCCCTGATGCTGCTGAGCCGTGTCGGCGTGGTCGATCCGGCCTCACTGGACGACTACCGGGCACAGGGCGGCTACACGGCCCTGCGGCAGGCCTTCGCGATCGGCCCCGCCGGGGTCATCCGCGAGGTCACGGACGCGGGCCTGGTCGGGCGCGGCGGCGCCGCCTTCCCCACCGGCCGCAAATGGCAGGCCACGGCGTCGCAGCCCGACCGTCCGCACTACCTCGTCTGCAACGCCGACGAGTCCGAGCCGGGCACCTTCAAGGACCGCGTGGTCATGGAGGGCGACCCGTACTCCCTCGTGGAGTCGATGACGATCGCGGGCTACGCGGTCGGCGCGCACAAGGGCTACCTGTATCTGCGCGGCGAGTACCCGCGGGCCCTGGAACGCATGGAGCACGCCATCGGACAGGCACGCGCGCGTGGACTGCTCGGCGACGACGTCCTCGGCCAGGGGTACGCCTTCGACATCGAGATCCGGCGCGGCGCGGGCGCCTACATCTGCGGCGAGGAGACCGCCCTCTTCAACTCCATAGAGGGGTACAGAGGGGAGCCGCGGTCGAAACCGCCCTTCCCCGTGGAGAAGGGTTTGTTCGGCAAACCCACCGCCGAGAACAACGTCGAGACGCTGGTCAACGTGCTGCCCATCCTCACGATGGGGGCTCAGGCCTACGCGGCGATCGGCACCGGCAGGTCCACGGGACCGAAGCTGTTCTGTGTGTCGGGCAGCGTGGACCGGCCGGGCATCTACGAGCTGCCGTTCGGTGCGACGCTCGGCGAGCTGCTGGACCTCGCGGGCGTACGTAAACGTTTGCGCGCGGTGCTGCTCGGCGGTGCGGCCGGCGGTTTCGTACGGCCCGACGAACTGGACATCCCGCTCACCTTCGAGGGCACACGGGAGGCGGGCACGACGCTCGGTTCCGGGGTCGTGCTGGCCTTCGACGACACCGTGCCGCTGCCGCGTCTGCTGCTGCGGATCGCCGAGTTCTTCCGCGACGAGTCCTGCGGGCAGTGCGTGCCGTGCCGGGTCGGGACAGTGCGACAGGAGGAGGCGCTGCACCGCATCGTCGACCGGACGGGCGCGGACGCGGCGTCCGACATCGCCCTGCTCCGCGAGGTGGGCCGTGCCATGAAGGACGCCTCGATCTGCGGTCTCGGGCAGACCGCGTGGAACGCCGTGGAATCCGCCATCGACCGCCTGGGGGCGTACGAATGACCTTGATACCGCTGGGGATCCCCCGCCGTCTGCTGGAGTTCACGATCGACGGCGAGCCCGTGCGCGCCCCGGAGGGGTCGACGATCCTCGACGCCTGCCGGTCGGTGGGCAAGGACGTCCCGACGCTCTGCCAGGGCGACACCCTGGCCCCCAAGAACGCGTGCCGTGTGTGCGTCGTCGAGGTCGAGGGCTCACGCACCCTCGTCCCGGCCTGCTCCCGCAAGGCCGAGGCGGACATGCAGGTGCTGACGGACAGCGAACGCGCCCGGCACAGCCGCAAGATCGTCCTCGAACTCCTCGCGTCCTCGGTCGACCTGTCGACCACACCGGAGGTCGCCGGGTGGCTCAAGGAGTACGAGGCGAAACCCGACCGGTTCGGCCCGGACGCGGCCCGTCTCAACGAGGAACCCAAGGTCGACAACGACCTGTACGTGCGCGACTACGACAAGTGCATCCTCTGCTACAAGTGCGTGGACGCCTGCGGCGACCAGTGGCAGAACACGTTCGCGATCTCGGTCGTCGGGCGCGGTTTCGACGCCCGGATCGCCGTCGAGCACGACGCTCCGCTCACGGACTCGGCGTGCGTGTACTGCGGCAACTGCATCGAGGTGTGCCCGACGGGCGCCCTGTCGTTCAAGTCGGAGTTCGACATGCGGGCGGCGGGTACGTGGGACGAGCCGGCGCAGACCGAGACGACCACGGTGTGCGCCTACTGCGGAGTGGGCTGCAATCTCACCCTGCACGTGCAGGACAATGAGATCGTGAAGGTCACCTCGCCGCACGACAACCCGGTGACCCACGGCAACCTCTGCATCAAGGGCCGCTTCGGCTACCAGCACGTACAGAACCGGGACTGATCAGGACATGGGACGAGTCACGGAACGACGCAAGGTGATCCGCATCCGGGACGGGGCGGTCTCCACCCGCCCGGACACGCTCGTCGCCGAGGAGCCACTGGAGATCCGCCTCAACGGCAAACCCCTCGCGATCACGATGCGCACCCCGGGCGACGACTTCGCGCTCGCGGCGGGCTTCCTGGTCAGCGAGGGGGTCCTCGGCAGGGCCGACGAACTGCAGAACATCGTCTACTGCGCGGGCGCGACGGTGGACGGCTCGAACACGTACAACATCGTCGACGTGCGGACCGCGCCCGGCGTCGTCATCCCCGACATCACCCTCGAACGCAACGTGTACACGACCTCGTCCTGCGGCCTGTGCGGCAAGGCGAGCCTGGACGCGGTCCGTACGACCGCCCGCTGGTCGATCGACGACACGGCGGGCGACACGGCTCCCCCGGTGCGGCTCGAACCCGAACTGCTCGCGAGCCTCCCCGACCGGCTGCGCGCGGCGCAGCGCGTGTTCGACCGGACCGGGGGTCTGCACGCGGCGGCGCTGTTCACGGAGGGCGGCGAACTCGTCGACATCCGGGAGGACGTGGGCCGGCACAACGCGGTCGACAAGCTGGTCGGCCGCGCCCTCCAGAACGGCTCGCTGCCGCTCTCCCGCACGGTCCTGCTGGTGTCGGGCCGGGCGTCCTTCGAGCTGGCCCAGAAGGCCGTGATGGCGGGCATCCCGGTCCTCGCGGCGGTCTCGGCGCCGTCCTCCCTCGCGGTGGACCTGGCCGCCGAGTCGAACCTGACACTGGTCGGCTTCCTGCGGGGCACCTCCATGAACGTGTACGCGGGCGAGCACCGCATCGCCCTACGGGCCGCGGCCTCCCAGGGCTGACCGGTCTCCCCGCTGCACGGCGGCGGGGCCCCCACCCGGCGGGGAGCGCCCCCTGCGCCGGAGGGGCCTCGCCTCTTTTGGCGCTCGGCTCGCCTCCGGGGCGCAGAAGCCTGTGGTTGTCCTGCTTCAGTTGGCCTGCTCGCCGGTCAGCCCCTTGCGAAGCGCACATCCTCGGCCGTGACGACCGTGCCCAGGCGTGGGAAGTCCAGCTTCACCGAGGCCTCGTGCTCGGGGCCGGTGAGGGCGGCCATGGCGTTCTCGACGAAGACGAGGTCGTAGCCGAGGTCGCCGGCGGCGCGGGCGGTGGACTCGACGCCGAGGTTGGTGGCGATTCCGCCGAACACCAGCGTGGAGACACCGTGTTCACGGAGCCGCTCGTGCAGCCCCGTGCCCTGGAAGCCGCCGATGGTCCGCTTCACGATCTCGATGTCACCGTCCGCCGCGAGCCCCGCGACCAGACCGCTGCCGGGCGGCTGCTCGTGGACACCGGGCCGCTCCACGCGCACGAGTACGACGAGCGCGCCCACCTGCCGGAAGACGGCCGCCAACTCCTCGGCGACGGTGAGGACCTCGGTCCCCTTGCGGGGCTCAAGGGGCAGTCCGACGATGCGGTCCATCAGATCGACGAGCACGAGGGCGGTTCGTGCGGGGTCGAGGGCCAGGCGGGGTTCCATGTCCGGTGCGTTCATGACGGAACGTTAGCCCGCATCAGCCGTCCGTACTGGAAATCCGGATCAACAGGCCCGTGAACTGCTCGGGTTGGACCCCTTCATCGCGAACCGGTGGTACAGCCGGATATGACGCTCCGTCAGCACCCGTCCGGAGGTACCGGCGGAGCGGGCGCGTACCCCGGAGGCATTTGACTCGTTGCTCCGGACGACCTCGAACGGGCCCCGTACGCACGGCCCGTCGTCCAGGTAGGAGGCAGTTACTTGGATGCCGGCACCACCCTGCTCGGCTCGTTACTTGCCTGCGCGGGCGTGCTGGGCGCGGCCGTCGTGGCGTACTTGGGGAAGCGGGGCGAGAACGCCCTGAACGGCTACTCCAGCCTGACCGAGAAGCTCCAGTCCGAGCGCGACCGCCTTGAGCGCCAGATCGCCGAACGCGACACGCGCATCGACGAGTTGTCGACGATGCACACCGCCGACCAGTCGGAGATCGCCCGTCTGCGACTCGACATCCACCGACTGGGAGGAGCGCCGTGACCCGGTTCCAGCGGCTGCTTGCCCTGCGCTGGCGCAGCATCTTCCTCGTCTGCGTGCTGATCGCGCTCTGCGGTGTCGCGGTCATCCTGTGGGCGCGGATCGACTCCGGTGACCGCAGGGCCGACGGGCTGCGCGCCGAGGCCGACCGGCGCGGCGAGGCCGTGTCGACGCTGGCGCAGGACGTACGCGATCTGCGCGCCCAGGTCGAGGCCGGCGGCGGCACCCCGGCGGCACCCGATCCGTCCGACGCCGTCGACGACCTGCTCGACCGGGTGCGCGTGCCGGCCGCCGCACCCGGCGAGCCCGGCGCCAAGGGCGACCGGGGCGCGACCGGAGCGGGCGGGGCACCCGGTCCCGGCGGTCAGCGCGGAGCGCGCGGCGAGAGCGGGCCGCCCGGCTCACCGGGCTCCCCCGGCCCGTCCGGTCCCTCCGGAGAGCCCGGTGAGCCGGGTCCCCCTGGCGCCGACGGCCTGAACGGGGCGAACGGCACGGACGGAGCGGGGGGTGCTGCGGGGCCGCCCGGTTCCGACGGCTCGCCGGGCTATCAGGGACCGAAGGGGGATCCCGGTCCCAAGGGCGAGAAGGGCGACCCCGGACCCTCGTGCCCGGACGGCTACAGCCTCCAGGCGCCCGCCGGCGACCCGGACGCGCTGGTCTGCCGCAGAAGCGGCGGGGCCGCCCCCGTCCCCGAACCCGCGGGGCTCCTCCCGGTGCCGCCGCCGCTGCTCCGACGGAGGGAACTCGCCTAGCCCGGCACGCGTCGTCGCCCGCCCACGGCACCGGGTGTTCCACAGTCGCCGGGCGGGCTCCCAGGTTCACTGAGCGGAACCCGCCCGACCGCCGAAACGCGAACCGCCCGACCGCCGAGGGGAGGCGCACACCGCCAAGCGGCACCGAGTCCTCGTCCGCCGTGCGCCAACTTCCCCCGGCACGACCCGTGCACGCTTCTTGTGGGGTGCCTGAGAGCCCAAGTAGCGTCTGTGGCGCGCACGTTGGACGTGGGATGTCCAGATGTCCAGACCTATCTCGATGTCCAGATGTATCCAGATGTCCAGACGCACGAAGGGCAGGTCGCACCATGCCGTCAAGTCTTCGCGCACATCTCAGATCCACTGCTCGCGCACGCCTCGGCTCCACCCTGACAGCGGTCCTCACCGCGTCCGCGCTGCTCGGGCTGCCGAGCACCACGCACGCCCAACCCGCCGACGGGCCCGCCGAATCCGCCAGATCCACCGCGTCTTCCATGTCCTCGGCGCCTGCCGCGGCCACCGCGCCAACCGGATTCGAGCAGCAGGTGCTCTTCAAGGCCTCCCAGGATCCCGGTTACGCCTGCTACCGCATCCCGGCAGTCGTGAAGACCACGAAGGGCACACTGCTCGCGTTCGCCGAGGGCCGGGTGAACGACTGCAGCGACGCCGGTGACATAGACATCGTGGTCAAGCGCTCCACCGACGGCGGCCGCACCTGGGGCCCGCTCCAGGTCGTCAACGAGGGCGCGGGCGACACGCACGGCAACCCCGCCCCGATCGTGGACCGCGAGACCGGCCGCGTGGTGCTGGCCGAGACGTACAACACGGGCCGTCCGGGCGGCGGCAACTGCGATGTCCCGTGCGACCGCACCCCGCACATGCAGCACAGCGACGACGACGGCCTCACCTGGTCCGAGCCGCGCGACCTCAGCGACGAGATCCTGCCCGCCCACTGGAACTCCTGGTACGCGACCGGTCCCGTCCACGGCATCCAGCTGACCCGGGGCAGGCACGCGGGCCGGCTGGTCTTCGGGGTCAACACCGAGACGTGGAACGGCAGTCGAGTCTCCGCGAACCACGCCGCGCTCATCGTCAGCGACGACGGCGGCGACCACTGGAGGATCGGGGCGACGGACTCGTGGCCGATCGCGGAGGACGGCACGTTCCGGCAGAAGGCGTCCGAGATGACGATGACCGAGGGCGCCGACGGGACGATCCTCGTCAGCGGCCGCGAGCAGGACGGCACCGATCTCGGGCACCGCACCCAGGCGTTCAGCCGCGACGGCGGCAACAGCTTCACCTCGCCGTTCCGTGCGCTCCCCGACCTCTACACGCCCCAGGTGCAGGGCTCCACGCTGCGGTTGGGCAACCGGATCCTGCTCGCCTGCCCCGGCGACCCGGACCGCCGCCGCACGATGATGATCCGCTCCTCCTACGACGGCGGGCGCACCTGGGACAGCGTGGACCGCGGCACGGTGGTCACGACGGACTGGTCTGGCTACTCGGACATGGCGGGCATCGGCGGCAGCGCGGTGGGCCTGCTGTACGAGGGCGGCGCCGTGGACGCGCGCGACGAGATCCGGTTCGCGCGGTTCACCGAGGACTGGCTGCAGCCCCGCCGCGGCCCGGACCCGACCACCGTCGACCGTGCCCCGCGCGCACCCCGCGCGGCGGTCCTCGGCGGGGCCGGGGAGACGGACGGCGTGTTCGGCGGCGCCCTCGAGTTCGACGGCACCGACGACGCCGTACGCCTGCCCTTCCGCGACGAACTGCCGCTCGGGACGAAGGACTTCACCGCGTCGCTCTGGTTCCGCTACAGCGCCACCACCGGTGAGCAGCCCCTGCTGTGGATGGGCGGGGTCGGCGGTGCCCAGCCGCAGGTGTGGCTGCGCGGCGAACCCGCGAGCGACCGTATCCAGGGGCTGATCACCGTACGGGACGGCGCGAACGCCCCGCGGTCCGCGTCCGTGCGCACGACCGGCGCGTACAACGACGGCGAGTGGCACCATCTGGCGCTGCGCCGCGGCGGAGGACAGCTGACGCTGTTCGTCGACGGGACCTCGGCCGGCACGGCCGATGTGCCGGGTTCCGTGAGCCGCAACGCGCCGTTCGGTGTGCACATCGGGCAGAAACTGGACAGCCGGGCGCACTTCACGGGCGCGATCGACGACGTCCGGGTCTACGACCGGGCGCTGAGCGACGCCGAGTTGACCGGTGTCCGCACGACCGGCGCGCCTGTGACCCGGGACACCGTGCTGTGGCTGCCCATGGACCGGGTGAGCGGCAGCCACTAACGTCCCGGGCGTGCCCGACGACTCACGAGCACGACAGCGCACGGGGACCGGGCTCGGCCTGCTCCTGGCCCTGGTCCTCGGCGCCGTGCTGCTCACCGCCCTCCCGGAGGACGACGGCCGGGAGGGCTCCTGCCGGGCCCGTACGGTCGAGTCCTGGGCCGCCGACCGGGACCTCACGGGCGAGTTCGCGCGGTACGGGGACGACGCCTCGCGGGCCGACGACTGGACCGGCGGCGACGGAACGCACTCCGTGCGGCTGCCGGACGGCCGGGTGCTGTGGCTGTTCTCGGACACGTATCTCGGCCAGGTGTACCGCCCGCCGAACCCGGCGGGCGAGTCCTACGCGTGGCGGGACACGACCGCGCCCCTGGTGCGCAACTCGGCCGTGGTCATGGACGACGGCCGTCTCCAACGGACCCTGCCCGCGCCGCTGTTCGCGGACCCGGCCCCGGGCCAGTGGCGCTGGCCGGTGGCCGCCCGCGTCGAGCCCCGCTCCCCCGGCTCGTCCGAGCAGGTCGTACGGGTCGTGCTGTGGACGCGTACGACCGGCACGTACCCCTGGATCTACGGGGTGCCGACGGCCACCGAGGTGGCCACGCTCTCGCTGCCGGATCTGCGGCTCGAAGGCATCGTGCGCGTTCTCGACCAGCAGCGGGTCGAGGACCCGGCGAAGCGGGTGCTGTTCGGCACGACCGCGCTGACCGACGACGGGGACTGGACGTACGTCTTCGGCGGCGACGACGCGCGAGCGGCCGCCCAGCCGGCGTCGAAGGCGTACGTCGCGCGTGTGCCCCGGGGCCGGCTGGCGGATCCCGGCGCGTGGCGGTACTGGGACGGCGAGCGGTGGACCATCCCCTCGCTCATGAAGCCCGTGCTGGGCGACGGCGGGCGCAAGGGGGTGGGCAGCGCCTTCACGGTCGCCCGTGAGGGGGGCACGTATGTGCTGTTCACGATGGCGGCGGGCGCCGAGGGACTGACGACCATCACCTCGTACTGGGCGTGCTCCCCCACCGGGCCCTGGCACGGGCCCGGCAAGGGCTTCAGCCCGCCGCTGCCGGAGCAGGGGGCGGGCGTGGCCGCGTACAACCCGCAGCTCCATCCGACGGTGAGCCGGGGCAGGCTCGTGCTCAGCTACGACGTCAACTGGCTGGACGCGAACGGCGGTGTCACGGCGCAGGCGAACCTCAGCCGGAACGTGTCCCTGTACCGACCGCGATTCGTGACTCTGCGGCTGGGGCCGGGGTGACGGGCCGTTCCGCCTCGGGGTCGCGGGAGCGGCGTTTGGCGATGACCGCGCAGACCATGAGCTGCATCTGGTGGAAGAGCATCAACGGCAGGACGGCCAGCGAGGCGTGGGCGCCGAACAGCACGCTCGCCATGGGCAGTCCGGAGGCGAGGGACTTCTTCGACCCGGCGAACTGGATGGCGATGCGGTCCTCGCGGTTGAAGCCCAGCGCCTTCGAGCCGTACCAGGTGAGCGCCAGCATCACGGCGAGCAGCACGGCCTCGACCGCGAGCAGACCGCCCAGGCGCAGCGGGCTGACCTGGTGCCAGATGCCCTGCACCATGCCCTCGCTGAACGCGGTGTAGACGACGAGCAGGATCGAGCCGCGGTCGACGTATCCGAGGACCTTCTTGTGGCGCGCGACGAAGCCGCCGATCCAGCGGCGCAGCAACTGCCCGGCCAGGAACGGCACCAGCAGCTGGAGCACGATCTTGAGCAGCGAGTCGGCGGAGAAGCCGCCCCCGGTGCCGCCGAGGAGGGCCGCCGCGAGCAGCGGGGTGAGCACGATGCCCACGAGGGAGGAGAAGGAGCCCGCGCAGATCGCCGCCGGAACGTTTCCGCGCGCCATCGAGGTGAAGGCGATCGAGGACTGGACCGTGGACGGGACCAGGGTGAGGAAGAGCAGACCGGTGTAGAGCGAGTGGTTCAGGAGCACCGGTTCGAGACCGCGGGCCGCCAGGCCGAGCAACGGGAACAGTACGAACGTGCAGGCCAGGACCGTGATGTGGAGCCGCCAGTGCCGTACTCCGTCCATCGCCTCACGGGTGGACAGGCGGGCCCCGTAGAGGAAGAAGAGGAAGGCGATCGCCGCGGTGGAGGCGCCGGACGCGACATCGGCTCCGGTTCCCCGGGCGGGCAGAAGGGCGGCGAGCCCCACCGTCCCGAGCAGCAGCAGGATGTACGGGTCGATCGGCAGCCAGGACGGCCACTTCAGGCGTTTCACGGTGCTCCGTTGCTCAGTCGGTTCAGTGCGGTGGTGCAGTACGGCGGTTCAGTGCTGGGGCGTCCCCTCTCCATCGTCCTCCTCGGACCCTTGATCGGGAATCCGTCATACCACTCTGACTGTCATCACGAATCGCGATAGCCTGGAGGTGTGTACGACCCTTCACAGCTGCGCACGTTCCTGGCGGTGGCCCAGACGCTGAGCTTCACGCAGGCGGCCCGGCGGCTCGGGCTGCGCCAGTCCACCGTCAGCCAGCATGTGCGGCGCCTGGAGGACACGGCCGGACGGCAGCTGTTCTCGCGGGACACCCACTCCGTGGAACTGACGGAGGACGGCGAGGCCATGCTCGGCTTCGCGCGCCGCATCCTGGAGGCGCACGAGCAGGCGGCGGCGTTCTTCACGGGGACGCGGCTGCGCGGCCGCCTGCGTTTCGGCGCTTCGGAGGACTTCGTCCTCACCCGTCTCACCGAGATCCTGGAGGGCTTCCGGCACGACCATCCGGAGGTCGACCTGGAGCTGACGGTCGAGCTCTCGGGCACCCTGCACGAGCAACTGGCCGACGGAAAGCTCGACCTGGTG from Streptomyces sp. NBC_00258 includes:
- the fdhD gene encoding formate dehydrogenase accessory sulfurtransferase FdhD; this encodes MGRVTERRKVIRIRDGAVSTRPDTLVAEEPLEIRLNGKPLAITMRTPGDDFALAAGFLVSEGVLGRADELQNIVYCAGATVDGSNTYNIVDVRTAPGVVIPDITLERNVYTTSSCGLCGKASLDAVRTTARWSIDDTAGDTAPPVRLEPELLASLPDRLRAAQRVFDRTGGLHAAALFTEGGELVDIREDVGRHNAVDKLVGRALQNGSLPLSRTVLLVSGRASFELAQKAVMAGIPVLAAVSAPSSLAVDLAAESNLTLVGFLRGTSMNVYAGEHRIALRAAASQG
- a CDS encoding 2Fe-2S iron-sulfur cluster-binding protein; the encoded protein is MTLIPLGIPRRLLEFTIDGEPVRAPEGSTILDACRSVGKDVPTLCQGDTLAPKNACRVCVVEVEGSRTLVPACSRKAEADMQVLTDSERARHSRKIVLELLASSVDLSTTPEVAGWLKEYEAKPDRFGPDAARLNEEPKVDNDLYVRDYDKCILCYKCVDACGDQWQNTFAISVVGRGFDARIAVEHDAPLTDSACVYCGNCIEVCPTGALSFKSEFDMRAAGTWDEPAQTETTTVCAYCGVGCNLTLHVQDNEIVKVTSPHDNPVTHGNLCIKGRFGYQHVQNRD
- a CDS encoding 2-dehydropantoate 2-reductase produces the protein MKVAVLGAGAIGAYVGAALHRAGADVHLIARGPHLAAMRQHGVRVLSPRGDFTARTHATDDPAEVGPVDFVLLGLKANSYAACGPLIEPLLSDTTAVIAAQNGIPWWYFHRHGGPHDGHRVESVDPGGAVSAVIAPERAIGCVVYAATELEGPGVVRHLEGTRFSIGEPDRSVSVRCAAFSEAMVAGGLKCPVEPDLRNDIWLKLLGNISFNPISALARATMRQMCLHGGTRRVIEIMMTETLAVAEALGCEVGVSIERRLAGAERVGDHRTSTLQDLERGKPLELDVLLAAVVELAEITDVPVPTLRTVHAISDLLALRTAA
- a CDS encoding NAD(P)H-dependent oxidoreductase subunit E, producing MDLRFGDSKPTDEERAAIDTLLGPPESSWEGADRSDADLRWARGGREARERRDLLLPGLHAVNDRIGWISEGALDYLCRRLTVPPAEAYGVATFYAMFSVKPRPATVLHVCTDLACAAAGASELCAGVEAGLGLGSGVSVERSPCLGLCERAPAALAIKAGDPVRTAVSAPATVERAVLAASSPDSAPEEPPAALAVPQAGDPSLMLLSRVGVVDPASLDDYRAQGGYTALRQAFAIGPAGVIREVTDAGLVGRGGAAFPTGRKWQATASQPDRPHYLVCNADESEPGTFKDRVVMEGDPYSLVESMTIAGYAVGAHKGYLYLRGEYPRALERMEHAIGQARARGLLGDDVLGQGYAFDIEIRRGAGAYICGEETALFNSIEGYRGEPRSKPPFPVEKGLFGKPTAENNVETLVNVLPILTMGAQAYAAIGTGRSTGPKLFCVSGSVDRPGIYELPFGATLGELLDLAGVRKRLRAVLLGGAAGGFVRPDELDIPLTFEGTREAGTTLGSGVVLAFDDTVPLPRLLLRIAEFFRDESCGQCVPCRVGTVRQEEALHRIVDRTGADAASDIALLREVGRAMKDASICGLGQTAWNAVESAIDRLGAYE
- a CDS encoding molybdopterin oxidoreductase family protein, which codes for MRKRDRTPKTYTRLEYPLVRDSRDEPFRRASWDEALDRAARGLGAARDAFGMFSCARATNEMNYVAQKFARVVMGTNNVDSCNRTCHAPSVAGLSAAFGSGGGTSSYAEVEHSDLIVMWGSNARFAHPIFFHHVLKGIRNGARMYAVDPRRTSTAEWAEGWLGLNVGTDIPMAHAIGREIIHSGLANDAFIERATTGFEEYRQLVEPWTLSLAEKVTGVPAAAIRELAHAYARAERAQLCWTLGITEHHNGTDNVRALINLSLLTGHVGRFGSGLQPLRGQNNVQGGGDMGAIPNRLPGFQDILDPDTRLKFESAWDTVIQPHYGMNLTEMFEAMEEGTLKAVYCIGENPAQSEADSEQAVRRMRALDFLVVQDIFLTKTAELADVVLPATAGWAETEGTTTNSERRVQRVRRAVVPPGEAREDIDILCDLASRMGHEWKYTDSEAVWNELRSVSPDHFGMTYERLEEHQGIQWPCPETDRIEPTYLHGRLWASDPGERGRLAPFGLVQHDPPVDLTDEEYPIRLTTGRRLDSYNTGVQSGGFASPLRRGEYVELCPEDAERYGVVVGEEVRISSRRGAVVAPVWIDTALRPGLAFMTMHFPDEVDTNQLTIEANCPIAGTAEFKASAIRIEKLPVAIQVR